In one Andrena cerasifolii isolate SP2316 chromosome 2, iyAndCera1_principal, whole genome shotgun sequence genomic region, the following are encoded:
- the Ints1 gene encoding integrator complex subunit 1 isoform X1, with protein sequence MDRGKAGIGRGAKSKIAQHPSDLFALGSKVPRNESSDVKRPGVIHSKPSSSSSTSGNDRKKEAPSGSIQPFQYIPQKKPKLTTHVPHQRPPFSSAEAWELVAIDSDPADFVPMVLEANDNDEGDKVIGIICGAVKTLKNQKWKPDTLIYMGLLYLAKIRPSIFSNDCILHALSSLLKRDQAHNYKAKGNPLVPVLAANLLMKGFHDKRNWPEIFVKLYIEDALGERVWVDHEECKGFVDNILTGFNTRHPPKSVLQPELSVLTPRDCHSPSTIDDEDPGSSSIQFSGDKEKIEFPVTPRYAHCIENIESIVLEAIKEQLNRRQPESITKNFLRFLSSACGFVEIRNIAVPRLEMWLHNPKLMRPAQELLSYICYNCTSHTQRDVEVISQLVKMRLKTKAVINLYLSCVKELIGLHPDNLATILKHTIYNELSNARNPNNMPMLGVMFQTLPEQSAKLLAEIFQDLLMNREDYLRPLRALLREIVRVCRHDINLLTFARTLMSERQDIAQQLLNFEFKERVFISIADLLCLCMLLAISPQVKEAAALSQRGDKKDIALLHQFQNMVATTQFEAVLWLQNSAPQMYTIGRNELLHALHKILFLESPEQYYKLDNWPPESDRVFYLRLVSDVPLLQSSLLRLLIIGYSKENSITHSETLDLVDQLIRRAAGNSTESFPTLQADKLDIIELIFNLCIYQPPGTINIPSNYVPPTLAISNLYWKGWIMLLMLAAHNPSAIGAVAWKRYPILRTLMEMCITNHFSYPPPTMALPEIIEQERSKELQVEAIEKQEILEYESHLAAASTRIQISEQNSLLLSQLITMEPTGIARRPPPAVLEQIQSLNVSHRLGHLLCRSRKPDFLLDIIQRQQQSSSQSMPWLADLVQNSEGSLSQLPVQCLCEFLLSTSTQAVEKQPRQQQLLAHLQMLLTDPEQDRQHAYEVLEYFLRRLSSQQTNSRLQAITGLKMVLGSIPTEEEPMDIDGENERELWLVRKLPTIPHFLSVRTLVSTALRGACQVENSPDLVHAYISYLAAHTADDELPDLTDLANEISQLVVERSTIIAAILPQPECDSSQAKQTLHAFMAIFCNYLEKARSPRREEYTWSESQDQILVQWSTGEECTMHILVVHAMIILLTYDSSDDDVLFNVLLETWFPLNAEPPKAFLVDTSEEALLIPDWLKLRMIRSNVPRLVDAALKDLEPQQLVLFIQSFGIPVPSMSKLLHTLDAGVQIDPGSVGEAVLDKTYMAQLVEVQHRRGATGGLVFVQVLQLMEPQLPDENPVTIGQLQEPLPPSAMVQKQSVIQCSVKTDVPHLINRLFIENISMNQKMDAYRRLHKTLAKDLQKSSKESSAVVLAIQHICSVLSSMQVKQFLASLVHMPQYSCTLMRIILLPLKKSSTSKQVVELARNMCMNLIQLIGDVKAPVLSILRDFANAQLTKIPKSMELTMWMQNRDPGSILESTDPVNLEAVGRKLLDICLKQQKTDILVEGMAGLLVNDSNEGVLKPRTGLLIDWLASFEPELIGTCPNLQMKLLFGKTKIQMKIDNNVVSSHSFRPYLLTLLTHRASWATLYKCVGHLLDKCDDGFDPTAVLDFLWALTCNPKLWQGRDKFTPKHYVPENILLLHEKQLLTLVAYIVAEAVIICNCQSRNAALARMDSRLDLLLHCVSTDDHLVSSVVKYLADRIMNDSDVDSDMAHQFLLHMYMKIPKVICYLDTFQIKKFVGGAKITEWTGSVLDCMSHSLLTALAATPRQKSWNSRSQDFELCARKMAAVHPILVLRQLPMLASSLMGRSYLDFSQFRSGHHLNLFVQIMGLLELLQPHLFSEEHQAALEDTLENYFQCFQNYGPIKDLIALLNRFITLLQAYISYDPQRALKYLQKHAQVLHELQIHYPNLVTLRTLVSGIPVPREGEDLEEVLITVPPTPSPVESIIPQHWPSLLTTLSKLQGEDVFNALQEIEHLSSRKPLVLEPITDNIAELLVSPQSNIRSLAHTLLARALKHRPASNANILSAFQRCLDSPRADILMSALEKLPEIVLCMQEHALPLMQKVFELGVNSNVNTTPYINKTIALLNTQQGC encoded by the exons ATGGATCGTGGAAAAGCAGGGATTGGTAGGGGTGCGAAGAGCAAAATAGCTCAGCACCCTTCTGACTTGTTCGCACTTGGGTCTAAAGTTCCTCGTAACGAAAGTTCCGACGTTAAGAGGCCCGGTGTTATTCATTCTAAACCAAGCAGCAGTTCGTCTACTTCTG GCAATGATCGGAAAAAGGAAGCACCGTCGGGATCGATTCAACCTTTCCAATATATTCCGCAGAAGAAGCCCAAACTTACGACACACGTCCCTCATCAGCGACCGCCATTCTCAAGCGCAGAAGCTTGGGAACTGGTAGCCATTGATAGCGACCCAGCAGACTTTGTTCCTATGGTTTTAGAAGCTAACGACAATGACGAAGGCGACAAGGTTATAGGCATCATATGCGGTGCTGTGAAAACGCTCAAGAATCAGAAATGGAAGCCTGATACGTTGATTTACATGGGATTACTGTACTTAGCGAAGATTCGTCCATCTATTTTTTCGAACGACTGTATACTGCACGCGCTTTCGTCGCTTTTGAAACGGGACCAGGCGCACAATTACAAAGCCAAAGGAAACCCGTTGGTTCCTGTTCTGGCAGCGAATCTGTTAATGAAAGGGTTTCACGACAAGAGAAATTGGCCAGAGATTTTTGTAAAG TTGTACATTGAGGACGCTTTAGGAGAAAGAGTCTGGGTGGATCACGAAGAATGCAAAGGTTTCGTCGACAATATTTTAACTGGATTCAACACGAGGCATCCGCCAAAAAGCGTTTTGCAACCAGAACTGTCTGTTCTAACACCGCGTGATTGCCATAGCCCTTCCACGATAGACGACGAGGACCCAGGATCTTCTTCCATACAGTTTTCCGGGGACAAAGAGAAAATAGAATTCCCTGTGACACCGAGATACGCTCACTGTATAGAGAATATAGAATCCATCGTCCTTGAAGCTATAAAGGAGCAGTTGAACAGACGGCAGCCAGAGTCGATTACTAAAAACTTTCTAAGGTTCCTGTCTTCAGCCTGTGGCTTCGTGGAAATCAGAAATATCGCTGTGCCCAGGTTAGAAATGTGGCTGCACAATCCTAAACTAATGAGGCCTGCCCAGGAACTGCTGAGCTACATCTGCTACAATTGCACTTCACATACACAGAGGGATGTCGAGGTCATAAGTCAATTAGTGAAGATGAGATTGAAGACCAAAGCGGTGATTAATTTATACTTGAGCTGCGTGAAAGAGCTGATCGGTCTACACCCTGACAACCTGGCAACTATCTTGAAGCACACGATTTATAACGAATTATCCAACGCGCGAAACCCGAACAACATGCCGATGCTGGGCGTAATGTTCCAGACTTTACCAGAGCAGTCCGCTAAACTGCTCGCGGAAATATTTCAGGATTTGTTGATGAACCGAGAAGATTATCTCAGACCTCTGCGTGCTTTGCTCAGAGAAATAGTGCGTGTCTGTCGGCACGACATTAATCTACTTACCTTCGCTCGCACCTTAATGTCCGAGAGGCAGGACATAGCGCAGCAGTTGCTTAACTTTGAATTCAAGGAGCGCGTCTTTATTTCTATCGCTGATCTACTATGCCTGTGTATGCTACTGGCGATCAGCCCTCAAGTGAAAGAAGCCGCTGCACTGTCGCAGAGAGGCGACAAGAAGGATATAGCTTTGCTGCATCAGTTTCAAAACATGGTGGCTACGACTCAGTTCGAAGCGGTCCTGTGGCTGCAGAACTCCGCGCCTCAAATGTATACCATCGGGAGGAACGAACTCCTCCATGCGTTGCATAAAATCTTGTTCCTCGAATCACCGGAGCAGTACTACAAGCTGGACAATTGGCCCCCGGAATCGGATAGGGTGTTCTATTTGCGACTGGTTTCGGATGTTCCCCTGTTGCAGAGCTCGCTGCTGAGGCTCTTAATAATTGGTTATTCGAAA GAAAACAGTATCACCCATTCGGAAACGTTAGATTTGGTGGATCAGTTAATACGACGAGCAGCGGGGAATTCAACGGAGAGTTTTCCAACCTTGCAAGCGGATAAATTAGATATAATTGagcttattttcaacctctgtaTTTATCAGCCACCGGGAACGATAAACATACCATCGAA TTATGTACCACCAACTTTGGCGATATCGAATCTGTATTGGAAGGGATGGATAATGCTGCTGATGCTGGCTGCCCACAATCCATCAGCTATCGGTGCTGTTGCATGGAAGCGATATCCCATTCTACGAACTCTCATGGAGATGTGCATCACTAA CCACTTTTCGTATCCTCCGCCTACAATGGCGTTGCCAGAGATCATAGAGCAGGAGCGTTCGAAGGAGCTGCAAGTTGAGGCGATCGAGAAACAGGAAATACTCGAGTACGAGTCACACTTGGCCGCGGCATCGACGAGGATACAAATATCCGAGCAGAATAGTTTGCTGTTATCGCAGCTGATCACTATGGAGCCGACTGGCATTGCTAGAAGGCCACCTCCAGCGGTCCTGGAGCAAATACAGTCGCTGAATGTGTCCCACAGACTGGGGCACTTGCTCTGTCGGTCCCGAAAGCCGGACTTCCTGTTGGACATAATACAAAGGCAGCAACAGAGCTCGTCCCAGAGCATGCCTTGGCTGGCAGATCTCGTACAGAATAGCGAAGGGTCACTTAGTCAATTACCCGTACAGTGCCTTTGCGAGTTTCTGTTATCCACTAGCACGCAAGCGGTAGAAAAGCAACCAAGGCAGCAGCAGCTGCTGGCCCATCTTCAAATGTTGCTGACCGATCCGGAGCAAGATCGCCAACACGCGTACGAGGTCTTGGAATATTTCCTGAGAAGACTAAGCAGCCAGCAAACTAACAGCCGCCTCCAAGCGATCACTGGCCTGAAAATGGTTCTTGGGTCTATTCCTACCGAGGAGGAGCCCATGGATATTGACGGGGAGAATGAAAG AGAGTTGTGGCTTGTTCGCAAACTGCCGACCATACCTCACTTCCTGTCGGTGAGAACACTGGTTTCCACTGCTCTTCGCGGTGCCTGCCAGGTGGAGAACAGTCCAGACCTCGTGCACGCTTACATATCGTATCTGGCTGCCCACACGGCGGACGACGAGCTGCCCGATCTAACTGACTTAGCCAACGAGATATCTCAGCTAGTGGTTGAAAGGAGCACAATCATAGCAGCTATTTTACCGCAGCCGGAATGCGACAGCTCGCAAGCTAAGCAAACCTTGCACGCCTTCATGGCGATCTTCTGCAATTACTTGGAGAAAGCTCGGTCGCCTAGAAGGGAAGAGTACACTTGGTCCGAGAGCCAAGACCAGATACTGGTGCAGTGGAGCACGGGAGAAGAATGCACCATGCACATTTTGGTCGTCCACGCTATGATAATCCTTCTAACCTACGATTCGTCCGACGATGACGTGCTGTTCAACGTTCTCCTTGAAACGTGGTTCCCGTTGAACGCGGAGCCACCGAAGGCTTTCCTCGTCGACACCAGCGAGGAAGCTTTGCTCATCCCAGATTGGTTGAAGCTGAGGATGATCAGGAGCAACGTTCCGCGCTTGGTGGACGCAGCGCTAAAGGACTTGGAGCCGCAGCAGCTGGTTCTCTTCATCCAAAGTTTCGGCATCCCTGTACCCTCCATGAGTAAGCTGCTTCATACTTTGGATGCTGGGGTGCAAATCGATCCCGGCTCCGTCGGCGAAGCGGTATTAGACAAGACCTACATGGCGCAGTTAGTCGAAGTTCAACATAGGAGGGGTGCCACAGGGGGGCTGGTCTTTGTGCAAGTTCTGCAATTGATGGAGCCACAGTTACCGGACGAGAACCCAGTGACCATCGGGCAGCTGCAGGAACCACTGCCTCCCAGTGCTATGGTTCAAAAGCAGTCTGTCATACAGTGCTCCGTTAAAACAGACGTCCCACATCTGATCAACAGACTGTTCATCGAGAACATATCTATGAATCAAAAGATGGATGCCTATCGTAGACTGCACAAAACTCTGGCGAAAGACTTGCAGAAGTCATCGAAGGAAAGCAGCGCTGTGGTACTGGCGATACAGCACATATGCAGCGTGCTCAGTTCGATGCAAGTGAAACAGTTCTTGGCTTCGCTGGTACACATGCCACAGTACTCGTGCACCTTGATGCGTATAATATTGCTGCCTCTGAAGAAGTCCTCCACTTCGAAGCAGGTGGTCGAATTGGCTCGTAACATGTGCATGAACCTTATACAACTGATAGGCGACGTGAAAGCACCAGTGCTATCGATTCTGAGGGACTTTGCGAACGCGCAGCTAACGAAAATACCAAAAAGCATGGAGTTGACGATGTGGATGCAAAATCGCGATCCTGGGTCTATTCTGGAAAGCACCGACCCTGTGAATCTCGAGGCAGTAGGGCGCAAGCTGTTAGACATTTGTCTGAAACAACAGAAGACTGATATTCTTGTCGAAGGAATGGCTGGGCTATTAGTAAACGATAGTAATGAAGGCGTTCTAAAGCCACGGACAGGTTTGTTAATAGACTGGTTAGCTTCCTTCGAGCCAGAGTTGATCGGGACATGCCCCAACTTGCAAATGAAGCTCCTTTTTGGGAAAACGAAGATACAGATGAAGATTGATAATAACGTTGTGAGTTCGCACTCCTTTAGGCCTTATTTGTTAACTTTGCTGACGCACAGGGCGAGCTGGGCGACTTTGTACAAGTGTGTTGGACATTTGTTGGACAAGTGTGACGATGG GTTCGATCCCACGGCTGTGTTAGATTTCCTATGGGCATTGACCTGCAATCCGAAACTTTGGCAGGGGAGGGACAAATTCACTCCGAAGCACTATGTGCCGGAGAATATTTTACTTTTACATGAGAAGCAATTGTTGACACTTGTAGCGTACATAGTTGCCGAGGCTGTCATTATCTGCAATTGCCAAAGCAGAAATGCTGCGCTGGCTCGAATGGATTCTCGCCTTGATTTGTTACTGCACTGCGTTTCCACGGACGATCATTTGGTGTCTAGTGTTGTGAAGTACTTGGCCGATCGTATAATGAATGATTCAGA cgtGGATTCTGATATGGCGCACCAGTTCTTGTTACATATGTACATGAAGATACCCAAAGTGATCTGTTACCTAGACACTTTCCAAATAAAAAAGTTCGTCGGAGGGGCGAAGATTACAGAATGGACGGGTTCCGTGTTGGATTGTATGAGTCATTCGCTGTTAACAGCTTTAGCTGCCACACCAAGGCAGAAGTCGTGGAATTCCAGGTCTCAGGACTTTGAATTATGCGCCAGGAAGATGGCTGCTGTGCATCCGATCTTAGTTTTACGCCAGCTTCCAATGCTAGCGTCGTCTTTAATGGGAAGATCTTATCTGGACTTCAGCCAATTCAGATCTGGTCATCATTTGAATCTCTTCGTACAAATAATGGGGCTGCTGGAGTTGCTGCAGCCGCATTTGTTTAGCGAAGAGCATCAAGCTGCTTTGGAAGACACGTTAGAAAATTACTTTCAATGCTTCCAG AATTATGGGCCGATAAAGGATCTCATTGCTCTGCTGAATAGGTTCATTACGCTGCTGCAGGCGTACATTTCTTACGATCCACAACGGGCATTAAAGTATCTGCAGAAGCACGCGCAGGTGCTTCA TGAATTGCAGATACACTATCCGAATCTAGTTACGCTTAGAACACTTGTATCGGGCATTCCAGTGCCAAGGGAAGGAGAGGACTTGGAGGAGGTCTTAATCACTGTTCCTCCTACTCCGTCTCCTGTGGAATCCATTATTCCACAGCATTGGCCATCGTTGCTGACTACTCTATCCAAGCTTCAAGGCGAAG ATGTGTTTAATGCACTTCAGGAGATCGAGCACTTATCGTCTCGAAAACCATTGGTGTTAGAGCCCATAACAGACAATATAGCAGAGTTGCTCGTCTCCCCGCAGAGCAACATAAGGTCCCTCGCTCATACTCTGTTAGCGAGAGCATTGAAACATCGTCCCGCGTCAAATGCAAATATATTATCCGCATTCCAGAGGTGCCTGGATAGTCCTAGAGCCGACATCCTCATGTCGGCTTTAGAAAAGCTGCCAGAGATTGTATTATGTATGCAAG AACACGCTTTACCGTTGATGCAAAAGGTATTCGAGTTAGGGGTAAATTCAAATGTGAATACTACACCGTATATAAACAAAACCATTGCTCTGTTAAATACGCAGCAAGGCTGTTAA